Proteins encoded in a region of the Actinomycetota bacterium genome:
- a CDS encoding DNA-directed RNA polymerase subunit beta', translating into MLDVNYFDEIRIGLATADQIRAWSNGEVKKPETINYRTLKPEKDGLFCERIFGPTRDWECHCGKYKRVRFKGIICERCGVEITRSKVRRDRMGHIELAAPVTHIWYFKGVPSRLGYLLDIAPKDLERIIYFAAYVITRVDSDRRHKDLPEIENEIDEEKREVDAERDDEIKRRLGELEDRLRELEGEGAKGAQLSAARREAQRDVDRITEQAKRETDHLDEVLSAFKGLTVKQLVADDAVYRSLRERFGDYFDGGMGAESIKRLLQDLKLEEEADNLRDQIATGKGTRRLKAIKRLKVVSNFTEGRNSPMGMVLDAVPVIPPDLRPMVQLDGGRFATSDLNDLYRRVINRNNRLKRLLDLQAPEIIVNNEKRMLQEAVDALFDNGRRGRPVTGPGNRPLKSLSDMLKGKQGRFRQNLLGKRVDYSGRSVIVVGPELRLHQCGLPKQMALELFKPFVMKRLVDQGLAQNIKSAKRMVERARPTVWDVLEEVIKEHPVLLNRAPTLHRLGIQAFEPVLVEGKAIQIHPLVCTAFNADFDGDQMAVHVPLSAEAQAEARVLMLSTNNILSPAHGRPIAVPNQDIVLGLYYLTIEPEPVEDEKTIPAFASADEALMALDHRRIRLHDQIRIRLPGKVMPAELMPETVDVEQNGRAPIITTTVGRVILNQAFPDTEEYVNRPLLKGDIAKLVDLSVHRYDRNQVEQILDNLKNLGFHYATRAGVTLGVEDVTTPPDKAKILDYYETQASRIESQYRKGIITDDERRQELIEIWTAATDKVKDSMEAQFGKTNPIYMMANSGARGNIMQIRQIAGMRGLVANPKGEIIPRPIKSNFREGLSVLEYFISTHGARKGLADTALRTADSGYLTRRLVDVAQELIVREEDCGTDRSVPVTVTYETPRGTREPNAHLETSLFGRVLAEDVRVERRKIASRGDEVDDALGDRLVEAGVSVVRVRSAAMCEAEVGVCRLCYGWSLATGRLVDIGESVGIVAAQSIGEPGTQLTMRTFHTGGVAGEDITHGLPRVVELFEARRPKGEAWITEIPGRVSVEDDEEKKERRITVTSEDGSDSVQYKVGFRARLLVADGDTVDVGQQLTEGSVNPHEKLRIEGVQALQHHLVEEVQQVYRSQGVTIHDKHIELIVRQMLRKVQIIEPGETDFLPGDLVDRRRFEAMNRETVENGAQPATARPQLLGITKASLATDSWLSAASFQETTRVLTEAAIGGRSDGLLGLKENVIIGKLIPAGTGMSRYRNIAPRVKPEAIPEYWLARQRELAEQAESGVSVAGEPVLTGGTMTREEAERMLGGGSYSTTEE; encoded by the coding sequence GTGCTTGACGTGAACTACTTCGACGAGATCCGGATCGGGCTTGCTACCGCAGACCAGATCCGGGCCTGGTCCAACGGCGAGGTCAAGAAGCCGGAGACGATCAACTACCGGACGCTGAAGCCGGAGAAGGACGGCCTGTTCTGCGAGCGGATCTTCGGTCCGACGCGGGACTGGGAGTGCCACTGCGGCAAGTACAAGCGCGTCCGCTTCAAGGGAATCATCTGCGAACGCTGCGGTGTGGAGATCACCAGGTCGAAGGTCCGCCGCGACCGCATGGGCCACATCGAGCTCGCGGCCCCGGTCACCCACATCTGGTACTTCAAGGGTGTTCCATCGCGCCTGGGGTACCTGCTCGACATCGCCCCGAAAGATCTCGAGCGGATCATCTACTTCGCCGCGTACGTCATCACGCGGGTCGATTCGGATCGCCGGCACAAGGACCTCCCGGAGATCGAGAACGAGATCGACGAGGAGAAGCGCGAGGTCGACGCCGAGCGCGACGACGAAATCAAGCGCCGCCTCGGCGAGCTCGAGGACCGTCTCCGCGAGCTCGAGGGCGAGGGTGCCAAGGGTGCCCAGCTCTCCGCTGCGCGGCGCGAGGCGCAGCGCGACGTCGACCGGATCACCGAGCAGGCCAAGCGCGAAACCGATCACCTGGATGAGGTGCTCTCGGCCTTCAAGGGCCTGACGGTCAAGCAGCTCGTCGCCGACGACGCCGTGTACCGCTCGCTTCGTGAGCGGTTCGGGGACTACTTCGACGGGGGCATGGGCGCCGAGTCCATCAAGCGCCTGCTCCAGGACCTCAAGCTCGAGGAGGAGGCCGACAACCTCCGCGATCAGATCGCGACGGGTAAGGGGACGCGCCGGCTGAAGGCGATCAAGCGGTTGAAGGTGGTCTCCAACTTCACCGAGGGCCGCAACTCACCCATGGGGATGGTGCTCGACGCCGTTCCGGTCATCCCGCCCGACCTGCGCCCGATGGTGCAGCTCGACGGTGGGCGGTTCGCGACGTCGGACCTGAACGACCTGTACCGCCGCGTCATCAACAGGAACAACCGGCTGAAGCGGCTGCTCGACCTGCAGGCGCCGGAGATCATCGTCAACAACGAGAAGCGGATGCTGCAGGAGGCCGTCGACGCGCTGTTCGACAACGGCCGCCGCGGTCGTCCGGTCACCGGTCCCGGCAACCGCCCGTTGAAGTCCCTGAGCGACATGCTCAAGGGAAAGCAGGGGCGGTTCCGCCAGAACCTGCTCGGAAAGCGGGTGGACTACTCGGGCCGTTCGGTCATCGTTGTCGGCCCGGAGCTCCGGCTGCACCAGTGCGGGCTGCCCAAGCAGATGGCCCTCGAGCTGTTCAAGCCGTTCGTCATGAAGCGGCTCGTCGACCAGGGTCTCGCGCAGAACATCAAGAGCGCGAAGCGGATGGTCGAGCGGGCCCGTCCAACCGTATGGGATGTGCTCGAGGAGGTCATCAAGGAACACCCGGTGCTCCTGAACCGCGCTCCGACGCTTCACCGTCTGGGTATCCAGGCGTTCGAGCCGGTGCTCGTCGAGGGCAAGGCCATCCAGATCCACCCGCTCGTCTGCACGGCGTTCAACGCCGACTTCGACGGCGACCAGATGGCCGTGCACGTTCCGCTCTCGGCCGAGGCGCAGGCCGAGGCGCGCGTGTTGATGCTCTCGACCAACAACATCCTGTCGCCGGCGCACGGGCGGCCGATCGCGGTTCCCAACCAGGACATCGTCCTAGGGCTCTACTACCTGACGATCGAGCCAGAGCCGGTCGAAGACGAGAAGACGATCCCGGCGTTCGCATCGGCGGACGAGGCGCTGATGGCGCTCGACCACCGGCGGATCCGGCTGCATGACCAGATCCGCATCAGGCTCCCCGGCAAGGTCATGCCTGCCGAGCTCATGCCCGAGACCGTCGACGTCGAGCAGAACGGTCGCGCGCCCATCATCACCACGACGGTGGGCCGGGTCATCCTGAACCAGGCGTTCCCGGACACGGAGGAGTACGTCAACCGGCCCCTGCTGAAGGGGGATATCGCCAAGCTCGTTGACCTGTCCGTACACCGGTACGACCGTAACCAGGTCGAGCAGATCCTGGACAACCTGAAGAACTTGGGGTTCCACTACGCGACTCGGGCCGGCGTGACGCTCGGCGTCGAGGACGTCACGACGCCACCGGACAAGGCGAAGATCCTCGACTACTACGAGACGCAGGCGTCCCGGATCGAGTCGCAGTACCGAAAGGGGATCATCACCGACGACGAACGCCGTCAGGAGCTGATCGAGATCTGGACGGCGGCCACCGACAAGGTCAAGGACTCGATGGAGGCGCAGTTCGGGAAGACGAATCCGATCTACATGATGGCCAACTCGGGGGCCCGAGGGAACATCATGCAGATCCGTCAGATCGCGGGCATGCGCGGCCTGGTGGCCAATCCGAAGGGCGAGATCATCCCGCGACCGATCAAGTCGAACTTCCGCGAAGGTCTGTCGGTGCTCGAGTACTTCATCTCGACGCACGGCGCGCGGAAGGGATTGGCCGACACGGCCCTTCGTACGGCTGACTCGGGATACCTGACTCGCCGTCTCGTCGACGTGGCGCAGGAGCTCATCGTTCGCGAGGAGGACTGCGGCACCGACCGGAGCGTGCCGGTGACGGTCACGTACGAGACTCCCCGTGGCACGCGTGAGCCGAACGCCCACCTCGAGACATCGCTGTTCGGGCGGGTGCTCGCCGAGGACGTTCGCGTCGAGCGTCGGAAGATCGCGTCGCGAGGCGACGAGGTCGACGACGCGCTCGGCGACCGGCTCGTTGAGGCGGGCGTGAGCGTCGTGCGGGTGCGTTCGGCGGCGATGTGCGAGGCCGAGGTCGGTGTGTGCCGCCTCTGCTACGGCTGGTCGCTCGCAACGGGCCGGCTCGTCGACATCGGCGAGTCCGTCGGCATCGTCGCGGCTCAGTCGATCGGCGAGCCCGGCACGCAGCTGACCATGCGGACGTTCCACACGGGCGGTGTGGCCGGCGAGGACATCACGCACGGTCTGCCTCGAGTGGTCGAGCTGTTCGAAGCCCGCAGGCCGAAGGGCGAGGCGTGGATCACGGAGATCCCCGGCCGAGTGTCGGTCGAGGACGACGAGGAGAAGAAGGAGCGGCGCATCACCGTCACGTCCGAGGACGGGAGCGATTCGGTGCAGTACAAGGTGGGGTTCCGGGCCCGGCTGCTGGTGGCCGACGGCGACACCGTCGACGTCGGGCAGCAGCTCACCGAGGGCTCGGTCAACCCGCACGAGAAGCTCCGGATCGAGGGCGTGCAGGCCCTGCAGCATCACCTCGTCGAAGAGGTCCAGCAGGTCTACCGGTCACAGGGTGTGACGATCCACGACAAGCACATCGAACTGATCGTTCGCCAGATGCTGCGAAAGGTGCAGATCATCGAACCGGGCGAGACCGACTTCCTGCCGGGTGACCTGGTCGACAGGCGGCGGTTCGAGGCGATGAACCGCGAGACCGTCGAGAACGGCGCTCAGCCGGCGACGGCGCGTCCGCAGCTGCTGGGGATCACGAAGGCGTCGCTGGCCACGGACTCGTGGCTCTCGGCGGCATCGTTCCAGGAGACCACCAGGGTGCTAACCGAGGCCGCGATCGGCGGCCGGAGCGACGGGCTCCTCGGTCTCAAGGAGAACGTGATCATCGGCAAGCTGATCCCGGCTGGAACGGGGATGAGCCGATACCGGAACATCGCGCCACGCGTGAAGCCGGAAGCGATCCCCGAGTACTGGCTCGCTCGCCAGCGGGAGCTGGCCGAGCAGGCCGAGTCGGGTGTCAGCGTGGCCGGCGAGCCGGTCCTCACCGGGGGGACCATGACCCGCGAGGAGGCCGAGCGCATGCTCGGCGGTGGGTCGTACAGCACGACGGAGGAGTAG
- a CDS encoding MarR family winged helix-turn-helix transcriptional regulator, with protein MSRAPRAASPRELVAAERRLHRVLRIRLNAAVEGLGLSYAQVEVLLLLDERPNMHASLIARELDATRQGIHRLVRQLELGGLVDVLPPDVGAKPITLTRRGRRRLANALDAVNARAVAGLGQMSAEDRRRALETLEQCERALRPARQGWWFD; from the coding sequence GTGAGTCGAGCACCCCGCGCAGCCAGCCCGCGCGAACTCGTGGCGGCCGAGCGCCGACTTCACCGCGTCCTTCGGATTCGGCTAAATGCCGCCGTCGAAGGACTCGGTCTCTCATACGCCCAGGTGGAGGTTTTGCTGCTCCTCGATGAGCGCCCGAATATGCACGCGAGCCTGATCGCCCGGGAGCTGGATGCCACGAGACAGGGCATTCACAGACTCGTCAGACAGCTCGAGCTGGGTGGTCTCGTCGACGTCCTGCCGCCCGACGTCGGCGCGAAGCCAATCACGTTGACTCGTCGCGGACGTCGGCGACTCGCCAACGCGTTGGACGCCGTCAACGCCAGAGCTGTCGCAGGACTCGGGCAGATGTCCGCAGAGGACCGTCGGCGCGCGCTCGAGACCTTGGAGCAGTGTGAGCGTGCACTCCGTCCGGCTCGACAGGGCTGGTGGTTCGACTAG
- the rpsL gene encoding 30S ribosomal protein S12, which produces MPTIQQLVRNGRTRPTHKTKAPALKGSPQRRGVCTRVQTITPKKPNSALRKVARVRLTTGVEVTAYIPGVGHNLQEHSIVLVRAGRVRDLPGVRYKVIRGTLDTAGVRDRKKARSRYGAKKGGE; this is translated from the coding sequence ATGCCCACCATTCAACAGCTCGTGCGGAACGGCCGGACCCGGCCCACGCACAAGACGAAGGCTCCCGCCCTCAAGGGCTCCCCGCAGCGGCGGGGCGTCTGCACGCGCGTTCAGACGATCACTCCCAAGAAGCCGAACTCCGCGCTCCGCAAGGTCGCCCGCGTTCGCCTGACCACCGGGGTCGAGGTCACCGCGTACATCCCCGGCGTCGGGCACAACCTGCAGGAACACTCGATCGTGCTCGTTCGCGCGGGTCGCGTTCGGGATCTCCCCGGCGTTCGGTACAAGGTCATCCGCGGCACGCTCGACACGGCCGGCGTTCGCGACCGGAAGAAGGCACGGTCGCGCTACGGCGCCAAGAAGGGTGGGGAGTGA
- the rpsG gene encoding 30S ribosomal protein S7: MPRKGPAVRREILPDPVYQNVLVTQLINKVLLDGKKSLAERTVYKSLEVISERTSNDPVIALKKAVENVRPLLEVRSRRVGGANYQVPVEVRPARGTTLALRWLVNNARARKEHSMAERLVGEIMDASNGQGVSVKRREDMHKMADANRAFAHYRW; encoded by the coding sequence ATGCCGCGCAAGGGCCCTGCCGTACGCCGTGAGATCCTCCCCGACCCCGTCTATCAGAACGTTCTCGTAACGCAGCTCATCAACAAGGTTCTGCTGGACGGCAAGAAGTCGCTCGCCGAGCGGACCGTGTACAAGTCCCTCGAGGTCATCAGCGAGCGCACTTCGAACGACCCGGTGATCGCCTTGAAGAAGGCGGTCGAGAACGTTCGTCCGCTCCTGGAAGTGCGCTCCCGCCGCGTCGGGGGCGCCAACTACCAGGTGCCCGTCGAGGTCCGGCCCGCCCGCGGGACCACGCTCGCCCTTCGCTGGCTCGTGAACAACGCGCGAGCCCGCAAGGAGCATTCGATGGCCGAGCGACTCGTGGGCGAGATCATGGACGCCTCCAACGGCCAAGGCGTCTCGGTCAAGCGGCGCGAGGACATGCACAAGATGGCGGACGCCAACCGCGCGTTCGCGCACTACCGATGGTGA
- the fusA gene encoding elongation factor G — translation MAHIDAGKTTTTERILYYTGKAYKIGEVHEGTALMDWMVQERERGITITSAATTTMWKDHWINIIDTPGHVDFTVEVERSLRVLDGAIAVFDAVAGVEPQTETVWRQADRYRVPRIGFVNKMDRTGANFERTVEMIVDRLHANPLVLQLPWGTESSFQGVIDLVEMKALHWMSEMGEEWETTEIPEEYKDRAFEAHHELFEKLADHDEALMEKFVVEDEPTPEEMQRAIRRATLAGEGVPILLGSAFKNKAIQPLLDAIVNYLPAPTDVPPVEGHTLTSEHAERKPEDTEPFSGLVFKIMSDPYVGRLTYVRVYSGVLRAGAHVENTTKDRKERIGRILQMHANHREDMEAAFTGDIVAIVGLKHSSTGDTLADPANPIILESISFPTPVISVAVEPKTKADQDKLASGLGKLADEDPTFVVKYDDETGQTVISGMGELHLDIIVDRLRREFSVDANVGKPQVAYRETIRRPVQKVVTRFVRQTGGRGQFAHVVIDLEPTGQGGGYEFVNKIVGGKIPREYIPAVDQGIQEAMESGVLAGYPLVDVRATLEDGSYHEVDSSELAFKIAGSMALKDAAKKADPVLLEPVMEFEVITPEEFMGDVMGDVTSRRGRIERIDDRSGQKAIRVLVPLAELFGYATDLRSRTQGRASHTPMQLHAYSEVPANISREIVARVRGE, via the coding sequence ATGGCCCACATCGACGCGGGCAAGACGACGACGACCGAGCGCATCCTCTACTACACCGGCAAGGCCTACAAGATCGGCGAGGTCCACGAGGGCACCGCCCTGATGGACTGGATGGTCCAGGAGCGCGAGCGGGGCATCACGATCACCTCGGCCGCGACCACCACGATGTGGAAGGACCACTGGATCAACATCATCGACACGCCCGGTCACGTGGACTTCACCGTCGAGGTCGAGCGTTCGCTTCGCGTCCTCGACGGCGCGATCGCCGTTTTCGATGCCGTCGCGGGCGTTGAGCCGCAGACCGAGACCGTCTGGCGTCAGGCGGACCGGTACCGAGTTCCCCGGATCGGGTTCGTCAACAAGATGGACCGAACCGGCGCGAACTTCGAGCGGACCGTCGAGATGATCGTCGACCGTCTGCACGCGAACCCGCTCGTGCTCCAGCTGCCTTGGGGGACCGAGTCGAGCTTCCAGGGCGTCATCGACCTCGTCGAGATGAAGGCGCTGCACTGGATGTCCGAGATGGGCGAGGAGTGGGAGACCACCGAGATCCCCGAGGAGTACAAGGACCGCGCGTTCGAGGCGCACCACGAGCTCTTCGAGAAGCTCGCCGACCACGACGAGGCGCTCATGGAGAAGTTCGTCGTGGAAGACGAGCCGACGCCAGAGGAGATGCAACGCGCTATCAGGCGCGCAACGCTCGCCGGGGAGGGCGTCCCCATCCTCCTGGGCTCCGCCTTCAAGAACAAGGCGATCCAGCCGCTCCTCGACGCGATCGTGAACTACCTGCCGGCGCCGACCGACGTTCCGCCCGTGGAGGGTCACACGCTCACCAGCGAGCACGCCGAGCGCAAGCCCGAGGACACCGAGCCCTTCAGCGGGCTGGTGTTCAAGATCATGTCGGACCCCTACGTGGGCAGGCTGACGTACGTCCGGGTCTACTCGGGCGTCCTTCGCGCCGGCGCGCACGTGGAGAACACGACGAAGGACCGTAAGGAGCGCATCGGTCGCATCCTGCAGATGCACGCGAACCACCGCGAGGACATGGAGGCCGCGTTCACCGGCGACATCGTCGCGATCGTCGGCCTCAAGCATTCGAGCACCGGTGACACGTTGGCCGACCCGGCGAACCCGATCATCCTCGAGTCGATCAGCTTCCCGACGCCGGTCATCTCGGTCGCGGTGGAGCCGAAGACGAAGGCGGACCAGGACAAGCTGGCCTCAGGTCTTGGCAAGCTCGCCGACGAGGATCCGACGTTCGTCGTGAAGTACGACGACGAGACGGGACAGACCGTGATCTCGGGGATGGGCGAGCTCCACCTCGACATCATCGTGGACCGCCTGCGCCGTGAGTTCAGCGTTGACGCGAACGTCGGCAAGCCGCAGGTGGCCTATCGCGAGACGATCCGCAGGCCGGTCCAGAAGGTCGTGACGCGGTTCGTCCGCCAGACGGGTGGTCGCGGTCAGTTCGCTCACGTGGTCATCGATCTCGAACCGACCGGTCAGGGCGGCGGGTACGAGTTCGTCAACAAGATCGTCGGCGGCAAGATCCCGCGCGAGTACATCCCCGCGGTCGATCAGGGCATCCAGGAGGCGATGGAGTCCGGCGTGCTCGCCGGCTACCCACTCGTCGACGTTCGAGCCACGCTCGAGGACGGCTCGTACCACGAGGTCGACTCGAGTGAGCTCGCCTTCAAGATCGCCGGCTCGATGGCGCTCAAGGACGCGGCGAAGAAGGCCGACCCCGTGCTGCTCGAGCCGGTCATGGAGTTCGAGGTCATCACGCCGGAGGAGTTCATGGGCGACGTGATGGGCGACGTCACGTCGCGGCGAGGTCGCATCGAGCGGATCGACGACCGAAGCGGCCAGAAGGCGATCCGCGTGCTGGTCCCGCTGGCCGAGCTGTTCGGCTACGCGACCGACCTGCGTTCGCGGACACAGGGCCGCGCGTCGCACACGCCGATGCAGCTGCATGCGTATAGCGAGGTGCCCGCGAACATCTCGCGCGAGATCGTCGCGCGCGTTCGCGGCGAGTAG
- the tuf gene encoding elongation factor Tu, with translation MSKKKFERNKPHVNVGTMGHIDHGKTTLTAAITKRQAEKGLAEFTPFDQIDKAPEERERGITIAIAHVEYETENRHYAHVDMPGHADYIKNMITGAAQVDGAILVVSAADGPMPQTREHVLLARQVGVPYIVVALNKVDMVDDAELLDLVELEVRELLSSYEYPGDEVPVIQVSALKALEGDEQAMSKIDELLSAVDTYVPEPTRDVDKPFLMAIEDVFSITGRGTVVTGRVEQGRLKKMGEVEIVGIKDTRKTVATDLEMFRKLLDEVEAGDNVGVLLRGIDKEEVARGQVLSKPGSVTPHTEFMSQVYVLSKDEGGRHTPFFNGYRPQFYFRTTDVTGTAHLPDGVEMVMPGDNVEMRVELGAPIAMEEGLRFAIREGGRTVGAGRVTKIIK, from the coding sequence ATGTCGAAGAAGAAGTTCGAGCGCAACAAGCCCCACGTGAACGTGGGGACGATGGGACACATCGACCACGGCAAGACCACGCTGACCGCGGCGATCACCAAGCGTCAGGCCGAGAAGGGTCTTGCCGAGTTCACGCCCTTCGACCAGATCGACAAGGCGCCGGAGGAGCGTGAGCGCGGGATCACGATCGCCATCGCCCACGTGGAGTACGAGACGGAGAACCGTCACTACGCCCACGTCGACATGCCGGGGCACGCCGACTACATCAAGAACATGATCACCGGCGCCGCGCAGGTCGACGGTGCGATCCTGGTGGTCTCGGCGGCGGACGGGCCCATGCCTCAGACCCGTGAGCACGTCCTGCTCGCCCGTCAGGTGGGTGTCCCGTACATCGTCGTCGCGCTGAACAAGGTCGACATGGTCGACGACGCCGAGCTGCTCGACCTGGTCGAGCTCGAGGTGCGTGAGCTGCTGTCGAGCTACGAGTACCCCGGCGACGAGGTGCCCGTGATCCAGGTCTCTGCGCTGAAGGCGCTCGAGGGCGACGAGCAGGCGATGTCCAAGATCGACGAGCTGCTATCGGCAGTCGACACGTACGTACCGGAGCCGACTCGCGACGTCGACAAGCCGTTCCTCATGGCGATCGAGGACGTCTTCTCCATCACAGGCCGCGGAACGGTCGTCACGGGCCGCGTGGAGCAGGGCCGTCTTAAGAAGATGGGGGAGGTCGAGATCGTCGGCATCAAGGACACGCGCAAGACCGTCGCCACCGACCTCGAGATGTTCCGCAAGCTCCTCGACGAGGTAGAAGCCGGCGACAACGTCGGCGTGCTCCTCCGCGGGATCGACAAGGAAGAGGTGGCGCGGGGCCAGGTGCTGTCGAAGCCGGGCTCGGTGACGCCGCATACGGAGTTCATGTCGCAGGTCTACGTCCTGTCCAAGGACGAGGGCGGACGACACACCCCGTTCTTCAACGGCTACCGCCCGCAGTTCTACTTCCGGACGACCGACGTGACCGGCACGGCGCACCTCCCCGATGGCGTCGAGATGGTCATGCCCGGCGACAACGTCGAGATGCGCGTGGAGCTCGGCGCTCCGATCGCCATGGAAGAGGGCCTGCGCTTCGCGATCCGCGAGGGCGGCCGAACCGTGGGTGCCGGCCGCGTCACCAAGATCATCAAGTAG
- the rpsJ gene encoding 30S ribosomal protein S10 produces the protein MAGPRIRIKLRAYDHRMLDVAAREIVEHVTRTGAKVVGPVPLPTERSIYTVIRSPHKYKDSREHFQMLTHKRLIDIVDATSKTVQELQRLNLSAGVDIEIKL, from the coding sequence GTGGCGGGGCCCAGGATCAGGATCAAGCTTCGGGCGTACGACCATCGCATGCTCGACGTGGCCGCTCGCGAGATCGTCGAGCACGTGACCCGGACCGGCGCCAAGGTCGTCGGGCCGGTGCCGCTACCGACCGAGCGGTCGATCTACACGGTCATCCGCTCGCCGCACAAATACAAGGACAGCCGCGAGCACTTCCAGATGCTCACGCATAAGCGGCTGATCGACATCGTGGACGCCACGTCGAAGACGGTTCAGGAGCTTCAGCGCCTGAACCTGTCGGCCGGCGTCGACATCGAGATCAAGCTCTAG
- the rplC gene encoding 50S ribosomal protein L3 — protein sequence MAQVKGILGTKLGMTQIFDETRAVPVTVIQAGPCVVAQVKTEARDGYRAVQLAFGDTRSRSVNKPMQGHFEKVDAEPARYLVELRTDDAESYTPGQLIKADVFAPGERADVVGVSKGKGFAGVMKRHGFAGLSGSHGTERKHRSPGAIGACATPSRVFKGMPMAGQMGNERVTVLNLEVVQADPERNLLLLKGAIPGPSGGLVMVRSSAKQPAESGA from the coding sequence ATGGCACAGGTCAAGGGAATCCTCGGGACGAAGCTGGGCATGACCCAGATCTTCGACGAAACGCGTGCGGTGCCGGTGACCGTGATCCAGGCCGGGCCGTGTGTCGTCGCGCAGGTCAAGACCGAGGCGCGTGACGGCTATCGAGCCGTGCAGCTCGCGTTCGGGGACACCAGGTCGCGCTCGGTGAACAAGCCGATGCAGGGGCATTTCGAGAAGGTCGATGCCGAGCCGGCTCGGTACCTGGTCGAGCTTCGAACCGACGACGCCGAGAGCTACACGCCGGGCCAGCTGATCAAGGCCGACGTGTTCGCTCCCGGTGAGCGCGCCGACGTGGTCGGCGTCTCGAAGGGCAAGGGGTTCGCCGGCGTGATGAAGCGCCATGGGTTCGCGGGGCTCTCGGGGAGCCACGGGACCGAGCGCAAGCACCGCTCGCCCGGTGCGATCGGCGCTTGCGCCACCCCTTCTCGCGTCTTCAAGGGCATGCCCATGGCCGGTCAGATGGGGAACGAACGCGTCACGGTGCTCAACCTGGAGGTCGTCCAGGCCGACCCCGAGCGCAACTTGCTCCTCCTGAAGGGCGCCATCCCCGGTCCGAGTGGCGGCCTGGTCATGGTCCGTTCGTCTGCCAAGCAGCCGGCGGAGAGTGGTGCCTGA